The genomic interval TCGTACTCCGTAGTGTTGTTCCTGCCCTTGGTTTTATTTTTTACTATTGGAAGTCGaacgaggaagaagaagtgaaagGATAAAAAGAATATGATTGTGGCTAATGGAGAGATGGCTCAGCGGAATTGTCGAGCGTGTGTGGTTACCATACTCATTTGCACATCGTCTCCTATATATTCGGATCCCATTTGTTACTGCCCTTTCTCTCGTCAGAAAAtactaaatataaataaaatagctCTAATTTCGGTcaagaatttttttaatagaaaTTTATTACTAAAAGGGGCCGTACtcgatcaatttttttaaaaaaaatagttaaaattaGTATATAAATCTAAATAagatgatattgtccattttacTTTTTTATTACCATTTTTAAACTCAGCAagcatttaaaattataaaaaataaataaatagtgaaGAGGGCAGCGAGACGCGGTggaaagggagaaggaagaagaagcccAGCAGCAGCAGTAGCGATGGGGAAGGAGCCGACGGATGAGCAGGTGGCGTCGATGAAGGAGGCCTTCAATCTGTTCGACACCGACGGCGACGGCCGGATCGCCGCGTCGGAGCTTGGCATCCTGATGCGCTCCCTTGGCGGCAACCCGACCCAGGCCCAGCTCAAGGAGATCGCCGCCACCGAGGGCCTTACCGACCCCTTCGACTTCCCCCGATTTCTCGATCTCATGCGCAAGTACCTCCGCCCCGAGCCCTTCGACCGCCAGCTCCGCGATGCCTTTCGCGTCCTCGACAAGGATTCCACCGGCAAAGTCTCCGTTGCTGACCTACGCCACGTACTCACCAGCATCGGCGAGAAACTTGAGCCCGCTGAGTTTGACGAGTGGATCCGCGAGGTGGAGGTCGGCCCCGACGGTACTATCCAATACGAAGACTTCATTGTTCGCATGGTCGCCAAGTGATCCTTTCCTTTCCAGCGGCGTCTGAGTCAGGTACGTCCAGATCTTCGTTTGCGGATTCTATTCGTTTCATTTAGTTATGCGATCTGTTCGTTTGCTTGGGATCTGATCATAATTGGACCTGTTTAGCTAGAGATCCGTAATTATAGCCCGCCCAAATTCTCAATTATGTTTATGACTAGGATCTCCTATTTTTTTGTGATTGCTGTCTGATCTGAATGCGTTTCGTAAAGTCTACCGAGTGTCTGATGAAAGATAAATTTCGAATCAACTTTTTTTTTCCTTAGTGTCGTGATTTTTCAAAAAGATGGTTGTTTCTATACTTCTTCACGGAGGTGTCTTCATATTCTTAGGAAGTCCAGAATTTTTTAGAAGAAAACAAATCTTTCCATACCAGCAAATCTTAACATACCAACATAGTTTGATGAATTTGTGCTTCATATATGAAATGATTTAGTGATAAATTCCTTCTTTTACAAACTATATTCACCCAGAGATAGGACTAAATTATTAATTTGCTTTAGTTGATCAACGGGTCTCAAAATTTGTAGTTGTTTTGTTACTAGTTGATTAAGTCATTCTGGAGCCAAATAATTAAGATATAACTAGTTTGATTCTATTTCAGTAGTTCTAACAAGTTATAATCTAATGATACATTTACTTTATTACCCATAAAAAGCATATATCTATCCTCCATCTAAACACAAAGATAAAATTTAGCTTAATGGGGAAGACCCTTATCAGATTTAAAGAGTCGACTTATGACTATTGGTTTATCTAATCTCATTTTTCTCCCCTACCTTCCACCTCTTGTTATCCGGCTGTAGTTCAGTTAGTATGAGTGTCAAAGATCTAggagtaagaaaaaaaaaggaatgaCATCATAGTTGACTGCATATATGATAACTCTTTTTCActctttttttcttatatttCATCTTGAATCTTGGACTCTAGTGGAGATGGTAAATGATCATTATATCACTGCTCAAATTTTATTTATATCCTCTGTCATGAGTCATGGCATTAGAAGACTTGGGAATCTTCTAGTGCTTCATGGTCACTATAATAGTGACAAAATTCTGAATAATTTAAATACATATAGTGTTGGCAATAGTTTCAGATATGCTAGTTACCTAGAAACTCAATATTGTTGGCAAACCTGTCAAACAATattgttgcatgttgatgttagTCGTCACTTCCACAAAATCTGTGCAAGAAATGTGCCAGGCATTATAACTCATAACATATTTAAGTAATTTGAGGTACTTTTCTCATCCAAGGATGTCCAGAAACCTAGTCGATGGTTATGCCATAGTAATACAAAGTTGTTTGGAGAAATTGCCAAGGATATTCTTATGCTACAGCCCAAGTGCTAAGTGGCTACTTGGAACCCTATCATTGATTTgggatatcaaaatagatagaggtCATGATTGTTGTGGAAGATAGCGTGTATTGTAGAAATATACACCACACGGGTAAGGCATGTTTGATGTCAGTTCTGGAACAAACAGCAAATTTATGAGATTTATAGAGCTTTATAGTAGATGATCTAGCATAATACCACAAATGAATGCAATGAAGACTATATCCTGCCAAATACCAACAATCACAACAACAAAACACATGCCCAAACAATTTCTTTGGTAGATGTATTTTTTCCCCCAATATAACCATTTTATTGAGTATTTTCATGTAAAGAAAAGCAAGCCTATTACAAAAATGGAGTAAACAACAAGAGGCATATACCATTGTGttacaaaaatatatttgaaaactGAGATAACTGTGTTGGAGCTTTCTATTCAGAAATCCCA from Zingiber officinale cultivar Zhangliang chromosome 6B, Zo_v1.1, whole genome shotgun sequence carries:
- the LOC121988403 gene encoding probable calcium-binding protein CML7, yielding MGKEPTDEQVASMKEAFNLFDTDGDGRIAASELGILMRSLGGNPTQAQLKEIAATEGLTDPFDFPRFLDLMRKYLRPEPFDRQLRDAFRVLDKDSTGKVSVADLRHVLTSIGEKLEPAEFDEWIREVEVGPDGTIQYEDFIVRMVAK